In one Lolium rigidum isolate FL_2022 chromosome 3, APGP_CSIRO_Lrig_0.1, whole genome shotgun sequence genomic region, the following are encoded:
- the LOC124703778 gene encoding histone H2B.1-like: MAPKAEKKPAEKKPVEEEPATEKAKKTPAAKKPKAGKSLPAGKTAAKEGGEKKGKKKAKKSVETYKIYIFKVLKQVHPDIGISSKAMSIMNSFINDIFEKLAGESAKLARYNKKPTITSREIQTSVRLVLPGELAKHAVSEGTKAVTKFTSS, from the coding sequence ATGGCGCccaaggccgagaagaagccggcggagaagaagcccgtggaggaggagccggcgaccgaGAAGGCCAAGAAGACCCCCGCTGCCAAGAAGCCCAAGGCGGGAAAGAGCCTGCCCGCCGGCAAGACCGCCGCCAAGGAGGGCGGCgagaagaagggcaagaagaaggccaagaagTCCGTGGAGACGTACAAGATCTACATCTTCAAGGTGCTCAAGCAGGTGCACCCCGACATCGGCATCTCCTCCAAGGCCATGTCCATCATGAACTCCTTCATCAACGATATATTTGAGAAGCTCGCAGGCGAGTCCGCCAAGCTGGCACGGTACAACAAGAAGCCCACCATCACGTCCCGGGAGATCCAGACCTCCGTCCGCCTCGTCCTCCCCGGCGAGCTCGCCAAGCACGCCGTCTCTGAGGGCACCAAGGCCGTCACCAAGTTTACCTCTTCCTAG